Proteins co-encoded in one Bubalus bubalis isolate 160015118507 breed Murrah chromosome 7, NDDB_SH_1, whole genome shotgun sequence genomic window:
- the ETNPPL gene encoding ethanolamine-phosphate phospho-lyase isoform X1: MCELYSKQETLALRRKHIGPSCKVFFAADPIKIVRAQRQYMFDEKGDQYLDCINNVAHVGHCHPEVVKAAQKQMELLNTNSRFLHDNIVEYAKRLSATLPDRLSVCYFTNSGSEANDLALRLAQQFRGHQDVITLDHAYHGHLSSLIEISPYKFQKGKDVKKEFVHVAPAPDTYRGKYREDHADPASAYADEVKKIIDKAHNSGRKIAAFIAESMQSCGGQIIPPAGYFQKVAEYVRGAGGVFIADEVQVGFGRVGKHFWSFQMFGEDFVPDIVTMGKPMGNGHPMACVVTTKEIAEAFSASGMEYFNTYGGNPVSSAVGLAVLDVIKNEDLQGNATRVGNYLIELLNKQKTKHTLIGDIRGVGLFIGIDLVKDHQQRTPATAEAQHVIYKMKEKRVLLSADGPHRNVLKIKPPMCFTEEDAKFMVEQLDGILTGLEEAIGAETESGISKNTPCRTKMPKEAQSELLRDSSLESRENPSQKRNGLCTDSLLSKRLRT; this comes from the exons ATGTGCGAGCTGTACAGCAAGCAAGAGACCCTGGCGCTGAGGAGAAAGCACATCGG GCCTTCATGCAAAGTTTTCTTTGCTGCGGATCCCATCAAAATAGTGCGAGCCCAGCGGCAGTACATGTTTGACGAGAAAGGTGACCAGTACTTGGATTGCATCAACAATGTTGCCCATG tggGACACTGCCACCCAGAAGTGGTCAAAGCTGCCCAGAAACAGATGGAACTACTAAATACAAATTCTCGATTCCTCCACGACAACATTGTTGAGTATGCCAAGCGCCTCTCAGCAACCCTGCCGGACAGACTCTCTGTTTGCTATTTTACAAATTCAGG ATCGGAAGCCAATGACTTAGCCTTACGCCTGGCTCAGCAGTTCAGAGGCCACCAAGATGTGATCACTCTTGACCA CGCTTACCACGGTCACCTATCATCTTTAATTGAGATCAGTCCATATAAATTTCAAAAGGGCAAAGATGTCAAGAAAGAATTTGTGCATGTG GCACCAGCTCCAGATACTTACAgaggaaaatacagagaagacCATGCAGACCCGGCCAGTGCTTATGCAGATGAAGTGAAGAAAATTATTGACAAAGCTCATAACAGCGGAAGGAAG ATTGCTGCCTTTATTGCTGAATCCATGCAGAGTTGTGGCGGACAAATAATTCCTCCAGCAGGCTACTTCCAGAAAGTGGCAGA ATATGTCCGTGGAGCAGGAGGTGTGTTTATCGCTGATGAAGTTCAAGTAGGCTTTGGCCGAGTTGGGAAACATTTCTGGAGTTTCCAAATGTTTGGTGAAGACTTCGTTCCAGACATAGTCACAATGGGAAAACCAATGGGCAATGGGCACCCAATGGCATGCGTGGTAACAACCAAAGAAATTGCAGAAGCCTTCAGTGCCTCTGGGATGGAGTATTTCAATACG TATGGAGGAAATCCAGTATCTTCTGCTGTTGGTTTGGCCGTCCTGGatgtaataaaaaatgaagaccTTCAAGGAAATGCCACAAGAGTGGGGAATTATCTTATTGAGTTACTGAATAAGCAGAAGACTAAACATACTTTGATAGGAGACATCAG GGGTGTTGGCCTTTTTATCGGGATTGACTTAGTGAAGGACCATCAGCAAAGGACCCCCGCCACAGCAGAAGCTCAGCACGTCATCTACAA GATGAAAGAAAAGCGAGTGCTTCTCAGTGCCGACGGACCTCACAGAAACGTCCTTAAAATAAAACCACCTATGTGCTTCACTGAGGAAGATGCCAAGTTTATGGTGGAACAACTTGATGGTATTCTAACAG GTTTAGAAGAAGCCATTGGAGCTGAAACTGAGAGTGGGATCTCTAAGAATACTCCTTGCAGAACCAAG ATGCCCAAGGAAGCACAGTCAGAATTGCTCAGAGACAGCAGCCTGGAATCCAGAGAAAATCCCAGCCAAAAGAGAAATGGATTGTGCACAGATTCACTGCTCAGCAAGAGGCTCAGGACGTGA
- the ETNPPL gene encoding ethanolamine-phosphate phospho-lyase isoform X2 produces MELLNTNSRFLHDNIVEYAKRLSATLPDRLSVCYFTNSGSEANDLALRLAQQFRGHQDVITLDHAYHGHLSSLIEISPYKFQKGKDVKKEFVHVAPAPDTYRGKYREDHADPASAYADEVKKIIDKAHNSGRKIAAFIAESMQSCGGQIIPPAGYFQKVAEYVRGAGGVFIADEVQVGFGRVGKHFWSFQMFGEDFVPDIVTMGKPMGNGHPMACVVTTKEIAEAFSASGMEYFNTYGGNPVSSAVGLAVLDVIKNEDLQGNATRVGNYLIELLNKQKTKHTLIGDIRGVGLFIGIDLVKDHQQRTPATAEAQHVIYKMKEKRVLLSADGPHRNVLKIKPPMCFTEEDAKFMVEQLDGILTGLEEAIGAETESGISKNTPCRTKMPKEAQSELLRDSSLESRENPSQKRNGLCTDSLLSKRLRT; encoded by the exons ATGGAACTACTAAATACAAATTCTCGATTCCTCCACGACAACATTGTTGAGTATGCCAAGCGCCTCTCAGCAACCCTGCCGGACAGACTCTCTGTTTGCTATTTTACAAATTCAGG ATCGGAAGCCAATGACTTAGCCTTACGCCTGGCTCAGCAGTTCAGAGGCCACCAAGATGTGATCACTCTTGACCA CGCTTACCACGGTCACCTATCATCTTTAATTGAGATCAGTCCATATAAATTTCAAAAGGGCAAAGATGTCAAGAAAGAATTTGTGCATGTG GCACCAGCTCCAGATACTTACAgaggaaaatacagagaagacCATGCAGACCCGGCCAGTGCTTATGCAGATGAAGTGAAGAAAATTATTGACAAAGCTCATAACAGCGGAAGGAAG ATTGCTGCCTTTATTGCTGAATCCATGCAGAGTTGTGGCGGACAAATAATTCCTCCAGCAGGCTACTTCCAGAAAGTGGCAGA ATATGTCCGTGGAGCAGGAGGTGTGTTTATCGCTGATGAAGTTCAAGTAGGCTTTGGCCGAGTTGGGAAACATTTCTGGAGTTTCCAAATGTTTGGTGAAGACTTCGTTCCAGACATAGTCACAATGGGAAAACCAATGGGCAATGGGCACCCAATGGCATGCGTGGTAACAACCAAAGAAATTGCAGAAGCCTTCAGTGCCTCTGGGATGGAGTATTTCAATACG TATGGAGGAAATCCAGTATCTTCTGCTGTTGGTTTGGCCGTCCTGGatgtaataaaaaatgaagaccTTCAAGGAAATGCCACAAGAGTGGGGAATTATCTTATTGAGTTACTGAATAAGCAGAAGACTAAACATACTTTGATAGGAGACATCAG GGGTGTTGGCCTTTTTATCGGGATTGACTTAGTGAAGGACCATCAGCAAAGGACCCCCGCCACAGCAGAAGCTCAGCACGTCATCTACAA GATGAAAGAAAAGCGAGTGCTTCTCAGTGCCGACGGACCTCACAGAAACGTCCTTAAAATAAAACCACCTATGTGCTTCACTGAGGAAGATGCCAAGTTTATGGTGGAACAACTTGATGGTATTCTAACAG GTTTAGAAGAAGCCATTGGAGCTGAAACTGAGAGTGGGATCTCTAAGAATACTCCTTGCAGAACCAAG ATGCCCAAGGAAGCACAGTCAGAATTGCTCAGAGACAGCAGCCTGGAATCCAGAGAAAATCCCAGCCAAAAGAGAAATGGATTGTGCACAGATTCACTGCTCAGCAAGAGGCTCAGGACGTGA
- the ETNPPL gene encoding ethanolamine-phosphate phospho-lyase isoform X3: MCELYSKQETLALRRKHIGSEANDLALRLAQQFRGHQDVITLDHAYHGHLSSLIEISPYKFQKGKDVKKEFVHVAPAPDTYRGKYREDHADPASAYADEVKKIIDKAHNSGRKIAAFIAESMQSCGGQIIPPAGYFQKVAEYVRGAGGVFIADEVQVGFGRVGKHFWSFQMFGEDFVPDIVTMGKPMGNGHPMACVVTTKEIAEAFSASGMEYFNTYGGNPVSSAVGLAVLDVIKNEDLQGNATRVGNYLIELLNKQKTKHTLIGDIRGVGLFIGIDLVKDHQQRTPATAEAQHVIYKMKEKRVLLSADGPHRNVLKIKPPMCFTEEDAKFMVEQLDGILTGLEEAIGAETESGISKNTPCRTKMPKEAQSELLRDSSLESRENPSQKRNGLCTDSLLSKRLRT, encoded by the exons ATGTGCGAGCTGTACAGCAAGCAAGAGACCCTGGCGCTGAGGAGAAAGCACATCGG ATCGGAAGCCAATGACTTAGCCTTACGCCTGGCTCAGCAGTTCAGAGGCCACCAAGATGTGATCACTCTTGACCA CGCTTACCACGGTCACCTATCATCTTTAATTGAGATCAGTCCATATAAATTTCAAAAGGGCAAAGATGTCAAGAAAGAATTTGTGCATGTG GCACCAGCTCCAGATACTTACAgaggaaaatacagagaagacCATGCAGACCCGGCCAGTGCTTATGCAGATGAAGTGAAGAAAATTATTGACAAAGCTCATAACAGCGGAAGGAAG ATTGCTGCCTTTATTGCTGAATCCATGCAGAGTTGTGGCGGACAAATAATTCCTCCAGCAGGCTACTTCCAGAAAGTGGCAGA ATATGTCCGTGGAGCAGGAGGTGTGTTTATCGCTGATGAAGTTCAAGTAGGCTTTGGCCGAGTTGGGAAACATTTCTGGAGTTTCCAAATGTTTGGTGAAGACTTCGTTCCAGACATAGTCACAATGGGAAAACCAATGGGCAATGGGCACCCAATGGCATGCGTGGTAACAACCAAAGAAATTGCAGAAGCCTTCAGTGCCTCTGGGATGGAGTATTTCAATACG TATGGAGGAAATCCAGTATCTTCTGCTGTTGGTTTGGCCGTCCTGGatgtaataaaaaatgaagaccTTCAAGGAAATGCCACAAGAGTGGGGAATTATCTTATTGAGTTACTGAATAAGCAGAAGACTAAACATACTTTGATAGGAGACATCAG GGGTGTTGGCCTTTTTATCGGGATTGACTTAGTGAAGGACCATCAGCAAAGGACCCCCGCCACAGCAGAAGCTCAGCACGTCATCTACAA GATGAAAGAAAAGCGAGTGCTTCTCAGTGCCGACGGACCTCACAGAAACGTCCTTAAAATAAAACCACCTATGTGCTTCACTGAGGAAGATGCCAAGTTTATGGTGGAACAACTTGATGGTATTCTAACAG GTTTAGAAGAAGCCATTGGAGCTGAAACTGAGAGTGGGATCTCTAAGAATACTCCTTGCAGAACCAAG ATGCCCAAGGAAGCACAGTCAGAATTGCTCAGAGACAGCAGCCTGGAATCCAGAGAAAATCCCAGCCAAAAGAGAAATGGATTGTGCACAGATTCACTGCTCAGCAAGAGGCTCAGGACGTGA